In Phenylobacterium zucineum HLK1, one DNA window encodes the following:
- a CDS encoding periplasmic heavy metal sensor — protein sequence MILFNRGLLLTILLAVLAGAAGAWLAGRHVVQRHQQPSLHAFVHEELALSSEQERRLEVLEQDFAVRRHAREAELRAANAELAAAIQARHEYSPEVQAAVEHFHHAMGELQKETILHVLAMRTVLTPEQAVKFDRRISEALTDQAL from the coding sequence ATGATCCTGTTCAACCGCGGCCTGCTGCTGACCATCCTGCTGGCCGTGCTGGCGGGCGCTGCGGGCGCCTGGCTCGCGGGCCGCCACGTCGTCCAACGGCACCAGCAGCCCTCCCTGCACGCCTTCGTGCACGAGGAGCTGGCGCTCTCTTCCGAACAGGAGCGCCGGCTGGAGGTGTTGGAACAGGACTTCGCGGTGCGTCGACACGCCCGCGAGGCCGAACTGCGCGCCGCGAACGCGGAGCTCGCGGCGGCGATTCAGGCGCGCCACGAGTATTCGCCGGAGGTGCAGGCGGCCGTGGAGCATTTCCACCACGCCATGGGGGAGCTGCAGAAGGAGACCATCCTTCATGTCCTCGCCATGCGGACCGTGCTGACGCCCGAGCAGGCCGTGAAGTTCGATCGCCGCATCAGCGAGGCGCTGACCGACCAGGCCCTGTGA
- the copC gene encoding copper homeostasis periplasmic binding protein CopC — protein MTFKFQTIAALAGTVALAATSPAWAHARLVSSDPAANATLSAPPKAITLTFNEKLIPAFSKFELTMPEHGGMKVAVKTAVSKDGKSITGAPQAALTKGAYKIIWSAATGDGHKMSGEVAFKVG, from the coding sequence ATGACGTTCAAGTTCCAAACCATCGCCGCCCTGGCCGGGACCGTCGCTTTGGCCGCGACCAGCCCGGCCTGGGCCCACGCCCGCCTGGTGAGTTCGGACCCCGCCGCCAACGCGACCCTCTCGGCGCCGCCGAAGGCGATCACGCTTACCTTCAATGAGAAGCTGATCCCGGCCTTTTCGAAGTTCGAACTGACCATGCCCGAGCACGGGGGCATGAAGGTCGCCGTCAAGACGGCTGTCTCCAAGGACGGCAAGAGCATCACCGGCGCGCCGCAAGCCGCGCTGACCAAGGGCGCTTACAAGATCATCTGGTCCGCCGCGACGGGCGACGGGCACAAGATGAGCGGCGAAGTCGCCTTCAAGGTCGGCTGA
- a CDS encoding heavy-metal-associated domain-containing protein, which produces MLRYHVSDMSCGHCVQAITEAVKGVDPSAEVTVDLAAKRVDVSGALSGEAAAAAIRDAGYTPLAAGAGAGPAKAGCCGSC; this is translated from the coding sequence ATGCTTCGCTATCACGTCAGCGACATGAGCTGCGGCCACTGCGTCCAGGCGATCACCGAGGCCGTAAAAGGCGTCGATCCCTCGGCGGAGGTCACCGTGGACCTTGCCGCCAAACGGGTGGATGTGAGCGGAGCCCTTTCGGGCGAAGCCGCAGCCGCGGCCATTCGTGACGCAGGCTACACGCCCCTTGCCGCCGGCGCCGGGGCTGGTCCCGCGAAGGCGGGTTGCTGCGGCAGCTGCTAA
- a CDS encoding copper resistance protein B, with product MPAPADPHAGHATGASGGAQTGADLPVGAAAAPAVIRDNLADAVFGAAPMQRARSILAEEHGGGRASKLQADLLEWSPKGDGYSWEVEGWVGGDINRFAFKTEGEGASGKGVEAAEVQLLYSRAVARYTDVQVGLRYDFEPRSRAYLTVGADAMFPYWFEAEAALFLSDKGDLFARVEGSYDWRLTQRLILQPRAELEFAAQDTPEAETGSGLSTAELGLRLRYEIRREFAPYVGVAYERSFGDTADFVRAHGEKAESTRFVVGLRAWF from the coding sequence ATGCCCGCGCCCGCGGACCCACACGCGGGGCACGCAACGGGCGCCTCCGGGGGCGCTCAGACCGGCGCCGATCTGCCGGTGGGCGCCGCCGCCGCCCCCGCTGTGATCCGCGACAACCTGGCCGACGCGGTCTTCGGCGCGGCGCCAATGCAGCGCGCCCGCTCGATCCTCGCCGAGGAACACGGCGGCGGACGCGCCTCGAAGCTGCAGGCCGACCTTCTCGAGTGGTCGCCGAAGGGCGACGGCTACAGCTGGGAAGTCGAGGGGTGGGTCGGCGGCGACATCAACCGCTTCGCCTTCAAGACCGAAGGCGAGGGGGCCTCCGGCAAGGGCGTCGAGGCCGCCGAAGTGCAGCTTCTCTATTCCCGCGCCGTCGCCCGCTACACCGACGTTCAGGTGGGCCTGCGCTACGATTTCGAGCCCCGCTCCCGCGCCTACCTGACCGTCGGCGCCGACGCCATGTTCCCCTACTGGTTCGAGGCGGAGGCGGCCCTGTTCCTGTCCGACAAGGGCGACCTCTTCGCCCGGGTGGAGGGAAGCTACGACTGGCGGCTCACGCAGCGACTGATCCTGCAGCCGCGCGCCGAGCTGGAATTCGCCGCCCAGGACACCCCGGAGGCGGAGACGGGCTCAGGCCTCTCCACCGCCGAGCTCGGACTGCGGCTCCGGTACGAGATCCGCCGCGAGTTCGCCCCCTACGTCGGAGTGGCCTACGAGCGGTCCTTCGGGGACACCGCCGATTTCGTCCGGGCCCACGGAGAGAAGGCGGAGTCGACGCGATTCGTGGTCGGGCTGAGGGCTTGGTTCTAA
- a CDS encoding PepSY domain-containing protein — MTWSPMYLIRWLHKWFGLVLGLQFLLWALSGAVMALLDHHKVSGEHALAPPAEIPAAASLLPLARVTDAAGQPITKLRLKPLYDSWVYEVTTPGGVKILNASTGEPIAIDAGKARELAVAGFTGYEPPKSVTYVAKPTLETRDLSLPVWRVEFADKERHALLVSATTGEVLAAKNDTWRLWDIAWMLHIMDYDDRQSFNHPLIVTLGTGAAWLALSGLILLFRSFRRSDVAWILDPLERIAERRRAKRTASLPAAAKDSRPQA, encoded by the coding sequence ATGACCTGGTCGCCGATGTACCTGATCCGCTGGCTGCACAAGTGGTTCGGCCTGGTCCTGGGCTTGCAGTTCCTGCTGTGGGCGCTCAGCGGCGCCGTGATGGCCCTGCTCGACCACCACAAGGTCTCCGGCGAGCACGCGTTGGCCCCGCCGGCCGAAATCCCCGCAGCCGCATCGCTGCTGCCGCTGGCGCGGGTGACCGACGCCGCAGGTCAGCCGATCACCAAGCTGAGGCTGAAACCGCTCTACGACAGCTGGGTCTATGAAGTGACGACGCCCGGCGGGGTCAAGATCCTCAACGCCTCCACAGGCGAGCCGATCGCGATCGACGCCGGCAAGGCGCGCGAGCTCGCCGTCGCCGGCTTCACCGGCTACGAGCCGCCGAAGTCCGTCACCTACGTGGCCAAGCCCACGCTGGAGACCCGGGACCTTTCCTTGCCGGTATGGCGTGTGGAGTTCGCGGACAAGGAGCGCCATGCCCTGCTGGTGTCCGCGACGACGGGTGAGGTCCTTGCGGCCAAGAACGATACATGGCGGCTGTGGGACATCGCCTGGATGCTGCACATCATGGATTATGACGACCGGCAGAGCTTCAACCATCCGCTGATCGTCACCCTGGGGACCGGCGCTGCCTGGCTCGCGCTCAGCGGCCTGATCCTCCTCTTCCGCAGTTTTCGCCGTTCGGACGTGGCCTGGATCCTGGACCCGCTGGAGCGGATCGCCGAGCGTCGACGCGCCAAACGAACCGCTTCGCTTCCGGCCGCAGCCAAGGACAGCCGGCCGCAAGCTTGA
- a CDS encoding DUF305 domain-containing protein: MSEKTMKHHYVMLAVNLGLSLLVMYLAMFAMIFSWGEFIQNINFLYMALVMWAPMAVIMLLTMRSMYMNRKLNVVLHVAFVAIFVLALIGIRAQGLVGDRQFVQSMIPHHSGALLMCKEAALKDAELRELCYGANGIMESQKREIAQMKAILKRL; encoded by the coding sequence ATGAGCGAGAAGACCATGAAACATCACTATGTGATGCTCGCGGTGAACCTCGGCTTGAGCTTGCTGGTCATGTACTTGGCCATGTTCGCGATGATCTTCTCCTGGGGGGAGTTCATCCAGAACATCAACTTCCTCTACATGGCGCTGGTCATGTGGGCGCCCATGGCGGTCATCATGTTGCTGACCATGCGGTCGATGTACATGAACCGGAAGCTGAACGTGGTCCTGCACGTCGCCTTCGTGGCGATCTTCGTCCTCGCGCTGATCGGCATCCGGGCGCAGGGTTTGGTCGGGGATCGGCAGTTCGTGCAATCCATGATCCCGCACCATTCCGGCGCGCTCTTGATGTGCAAGGAAGCCGCCTTGAAGGACGCGGAGCTTCGCGAGCTCTGCTACGGCGCGAATGGGATCATGGAATCCCAAAAGCGGGAGATTGCGCAGATGAAGGCGATCCTGAAGCGGCTGTAG
- a CDS encoding TonB-dependent receptor, whose product MNRISKGLLFASACASLGLVGTAAAAQQTGGAAVDEVVVTGSRIKRADITGVGPATVVTEEAIARTGVMNVETLLQRLPASAGNAGNQTNAYWTGNGWGTAQVNLRGLGINRTLVLLNGRRVVYGGTGANSAVDLNTIPTGMIARMDVLKDGASAIYGADAVAGVVNIITRTDFEGVQVTGKYGVTDEGDGNEYAVDVLWGLRGDRGGFTAGVSYQKMDPVNMADREPCGLGEVGGQLVCVGSAATIGGRAVLPNGQQINFNQTPGGNGNFFEPYSAAKHNFNSNPFLNAVSALERVSVGVFGDYDLTDNIELFGEFLFTHRETGQIATPGSLRNLTITANNSTNPTGQELLLIQRRLAEPGPREFFQETDTWRGVAGLRGDLGEKWSWEVAGNFGRTTGIDGSTNIANLERVRNTIAACVPGYTGTAPCADYLGYGDLTPQVLDYILFTMRDTGGNEQASVTADITGTLFDLPAGPLGVAAGVVYREEKGWRDPDALTVLGVANTNQQDPISGSVNTKEAYVELSAPLIADMPFAERIELNGAVRYSDYNLFGDNITYKLGLDWTVMEGLRLRATYGTGFRIPSVPELFGGVAEGNLTTTDPCSRYSTSGNATLIANCQASGVPAGYVQLGNTVLTTVGGNQNLQPEESENLTLGAVFQPEFVPGLSVTVDYFDIQIKDAIRNIPGSTKLAVCYASPNLSHPFCGPEHFTRSTRTGEVNFLSSQPTNAGKETMKGVDFGVRYAFDVAHLRADLDWNTTYLAKYEVIPFQGADPIIFDGYIGGGNGGYPHWRSNASLTVSDVNWNATWSVQWIGKAKDFNASPGDIGDETPNVFYHNVQFAYRLSEKANVAVGVDNVFDRDAPFIQSWTDANTDTMTYDLLGRKGYVRLQYTF is encoded by the coding sequence ATGAACCGGATTTCGAAAGGGTTGCTGTTCGCGAGCGCCTGCGCCTCGCTCGGCCTGGTTGGGACCGCAGCCGCGGCGCAACAGACCGGGGGCGCTGCTGTGGACGAGGTGGTCGTCACGGGGAGCCGCATCAAGCGGGCCGATATCACCGGCGTCGGCCCGGCGACCGTCGTCACCGAGGAGGCGATCGCCCGGACCGGCGTAATGAATGTCGAGACGCTGCTTCAGCGTCTGCCGGCGTCGGCCGGCAACGCCGGCAACCAGACCAACGCCTACTGGACGGGCAACGGCTGGGGCACCGCCCAGGTGAACCTGCGCGGGCTCGGCATCAACCGGACGCTGGTCCTGCTGAACGGTCGGCGGGTGGTGTACGGCGGCACCGGCGCCAACAGCGCCGTCGACCTCAACACCATCCCCACCGGCATGATCGCGCGCATGGACGTCCTGAAGGACGGCGCCTCGGCGATCTACGGCGCGGACGCGGTCGCGGGTGTGGTCAACATCATCACCCGCACGGACTTCGAAGGCGTGCAGGTCACCGGCAAGTACGGGGTCACCGACGAGGGCGACGGCAACGAGTATGCCGTCGATGTCTTGTGGGGCCTCCGCGGCGACCGTGGCGGCTTCACCGCCGGCGTCAGCTACCAGAAGATGGATCCGGTCAACATGGCCGACCGCGAGCCCTGCGGTCTCGGCGAGGTGGGCGGCCAACTCGTGTGCGTCGGCAGCGCCGCGACGATCGGCGGCCGTGCGGTCCTGCCCAACGGCCAGCAGATCAACTTCAACCAGACGCCCGGGGGCAACGGCAACTTCTTCGAGCCGTACAGCGCGGCGAAGCACAACTTCAACTCCAACCCGTTCCTTAACGCGGTGAGCGCGCTGGAGCGGGTTAGCGTCGGCGTGTTCGGCGACTACGACCTGACCGACAATATCGAGCTCTTCGGGGAGTTCCTGTTCACGCACCGCGAGACGGGGCAGATCGCCACGCCCGGCTCGCTCCGGAACCTGACCATCACCGCCAACAACTCGACGAACCCCACCGGCCAGGAGCTCCTGCTCATCCAGCGGCGGCTGGCGGAGCCCGGCCCGCGCGAGTTCTTCCAGGAGACCGACACCTGGCGCGGCGTGGCCGGCCTGCGCGGCGACCTCGGCGAGAAGTGGTCCTGGGAAGTGGCCGGCAACTTCGGCCGCACGACGGGTATCGATGGCTCCACCAACATCGCCAACCTGGAGCGGGTGCGGAACACCATCGCCGCCTGCGTGCCGGGATACACCGGCACTGCCCCCTGCGCAGACTATCTCGGCTACGGCGACCTGACCCCGCAGGTGCTGGACTACATCCTGTTCACGATGCGCGACACGGGCGGCAACGAGCAGGCCAGCGTCACCGCCGACATCACCGGGACGCTCTTCGATCTGCCGGCCGGCCCGCTGGGCGTGGCCGCGGGCGTTGTCTACCGGGAGGAAAAGGGCTGGCGCGACCCGGACGCCCTGACCGTCCTCGGCGTCGCCAACACCAATCAGCAGGACCCGATCTCGGGTTCGGTGAACACCAAGGAGGCTTATGTCGAGCTTTCCGCCCCGCTCATCGCCGACATGCCCTTCGCCGAGCGCATCGAGCTGAACGGCGCCGTCCGCTACTCGGACTACAACCTGTTCGGCGACAACATCACCTACAAGCTCGGCCTCGACTGGACGGTGATGGAAGGCCTGCGCCTGCGAGCCACCTACGGCACCGGCTTCCGCATCCCGAGCGTCCCTGAACTGTTCGGCGGGGTGGCTGAGGGCAACCTGACCACGACGGACCCCTGCAGCCGTTACTCCACGAGCGGGAACGCCACCCTGATCGCCAACTGCCAAGCCTCGGGCGTGCCGGCCGGCTACGTCCAGCTCGGCAACACGGTGCTGACCACGGTCGGCGGCAATCAGAACCTGCAACCCGAAGAGTCCGAGAACCTCACCCTCGGCGCAGTCTTCCAACCGGAATTCGTGCCCGGTCTGTCGGTCACCGTCGACTACTTCGACATCCAGATCAAAGACGCCATCCGCAACATCCCGGGCTCCACCAAGCTCGCGGTCTGCTACGCCAGCCCGAACCTCTCGCACCCGTTCTGCGGTCCGGAGCACTTCACGCGCAGTACGCGCACCGGCGAAGTGAATTTCCTCTCTTCGCAGCCGACCAACGCCGGCAAGGAGACCATGAAGGGTGTGGACTTCGGCGTCCGCTACGCCTTCGACGTGGCGCACCTGCGGGCCGACCTCGACTGGAACACCACGTACCTGGCGAAGTACGAGGTGATCCCGTTCCAGGGCGCCGACCCGATCATCTTCGACGGCTACATCGGCGGCGGCAACGGCGGCTATCCGCACTGGCGCTCGAACGCCAGCCTGACGGTCTCCGACGTCAACTGGAACGCCACCTGGTCGGTGCAGTGGATCGGCAAGGCGAAGGACTTCAACGCCTCGCCCGGCGACATCGGCGACGAGACGCCGAACGTCTTCTACCACAACGTCCAGTTCGCCTACCGGCTGAGCGAAAAGGCCAATGTTGCGGTGGGCGTCGACAACGTGTTCGACCGGGACGCCCCGTTCATCCAGAGCTGGACCGACGCCAACACCGACACCATGACCTACGACCTGTTGGGTCGTAAGGGCTACGTCCGCCTGCAGTACACGTTCTAG
- a CDS encoding copper resistance system multicopper oxidase: protein MRRRRDIDLDRRKVLKGTAVLGGGAALSALLPAWAWSASPGVASTLPTLSGEEIKLTIGHTPISIDGKRSHAVTINGTVPGPLIRLKEGQNVRIAVTNTLDEDTSIHWHGLLVPFQMDGVPGVSFPGIKPGETFVYEFPVIQSGTYWYHSHSSLQEAEGHYAPIVIEPAKPDPVAYDREHVIVLSDHSEMHPHLIFKRLKQMGGVFNYQRQTLAGLLAGKDQTLQERIEWAKMLMDPTDISDVTGAVMTFLVNGHGPKDNWTALFTPGERVRLRFVNAAAQMIFNVRIPGLKLTVVAADGQNVRPVEVDEFQIGNAETYDIIVQPTEDRAYTLVSEAIDRSGMGRATLAPRPGMSAPVPPLRERPILTMKDMGMDMSAHGGHGAMAGMDHANMPGMTPAPAAADHANMPGMTPAPAAADHANMPGMDHAAMTAMSTSPPPGMAPPRARGSDVMGDMAGMDMNMLDWSKAPQIKKGPGVQMISPMPMDRTGEAGLGLESVGHRVLVYKDLVALEPNPDPRAPERAVEIRLTGNMERFMWGFDGWKFSEGPPPYSFRTGERVRITLVNDSMMTHPIHLHGHFFELVHGPVGHLPRKHTVNVAPGGKVSFDITAEAGDWAFHCHMLYHMHAGMFQVFKVRPMQGAAA from the coding sequence ATGCGACGCCGCCGCGACATCGACCTGGATCGCCGCAAGGTCCTGAAGGGGACCGCCGTCCTTGGGGGCGGCGCCGCGCTGAGCGCGCTGCTGCCGGCATGGGCGTGGAGCGCGAGCCCTGGCGTCGCTTCGACCTTGCCGACGCTTTCGGGCGAGGAGATCAAGCTCACGATCGGCCACACGCCCATCTCCATCGACGGCAAGCGCAGCCACGCCGTGACCATCAACGGCACGGTGCCGGGCCCGCTGATCCGTCTGAAGGAGGGCCAGAACGTCCGCATCGCGGTCACCAACACGTTGGACGAAGACACCTCGATCCACTGGCACGGCCTGCTCGTGCCCTTCCAGATGGACGGCGTGCCGGGGGTCAGCTTCCCGGGCATCAAGCCGGGCGAGACCTTCGTCTACGAGTTCCCGGTCATCCAGTCGGGCACCTACTGGTACCACAGCCACTCCAGCCTGCAGGAGGCGGAGGGGCACTACGCGCCGATCGTCATCGAGCCGGCCAAGCCCGATCCGGTCGCCTACGATCGGGAGCATGTCATCGTGCTCTCCGACCACAGCGAGATGCACCCGCACCTGATCTTCAAGCGCCTGAAGCAGATGGGCGGCGTTTTCAATTACCAGCGTCAGACCTTGGCGGGCCTTCTCGCGGGCAAGGACCAGACCCTTCAGGAGCGGATCGAGTGGGCCAAGATGCTCATGGATCCCACCGACATCTCCGACGTCACGGGCGCCGTGATGACCTTCCTCGTGAACGGCCACGGCCCGAAGGACAACTGGACGGCGCTGTTCACGCCCGGCGAGCGCGTGCGCCTGCGCTTCGTCAACGCTGCGGCCCAGATGATCTTCAACGTCCGCATCCCCGGCCTGAAGCTCACGGTGGTCGCCGCCGACGGCCAAAACGTACGCCCCGTCGAGGTGGACGAGTTCCAGATCGGCAACGCCGAGACCTACGACATCATCGTCCAGCCCACAGAGGACCGGGCCTACACGCTCGTCTCTGAAGCTATCGACCGCTCCGGCATGGGCCGCGCGACGCTCGCCCCGCGGCCGGGCATGAGCGCCCCCGTGCCCCCACTGCGGGAGCGGCCGATCCTGACCATGAAGGACATGGGCATGGACATGTCGGCGCACGGGGGACACGGCGCCATGGCCGGCATGGACCACGCCAACATGCCGGGAATGACGCCGGCGCCCGCCGCGGCCGACCACGCCAACATGCCGGGAATGACGCCGGCGCCCGCCGCGGCCGACCACGCCAACATGCCCGGGATGGATCACGCCGCCATGACGGCGATGTCCACTTCGCCCCCGCCTGGGATGGCGCCGCCGCGGGCGAGGGGCTCGGACGTCATGGGCGACATGGCGGGCATGGACATGAACATGCTGGACTGGTCGAAGGCACCCCAGATCAAGAAGGGGCCGGGCGTGCAGATGATCTCGCCCATGCCGATGGATCGCACCGGCGAGGCTGGCCTGGGCCTCGAAAGCGTGGGGCACCGGGTCTTGGTCTACAAGGACCTGGTGGCCCTGGAGCCGAACCCAGACCCGCGGGCGCCGGAGCGGGCGGTGGAAATCCGCCTGACCGGCAACATGGAGCGCTTCATGTGGGGCTTCGACGGCTGGAAGTTCAGCGAAGGGCCGCCGCCCTATTCGTTCCGGACAGGCGAGCGCGTGCGCATCACCCTGGTGAACGACTCGATGATGACCCACCCGATCCACCTGCACGGGCACTTCTTCGAACTCGTGCATGGGCCTGTCGGTCATCTGCCCCGCAAGCACACGGTCAATGTGGCGCCCGGCGGGAAGGTGAGCTTCGACATCACGGCGGAGGCCGGCGACTGGGCCTTCCACTGCCACATGCTCTACCACATGCACGCGGGCATGTTCCAAGTGTTCAAGGTGCGCCCGATGCAAGGAGCGGCGGCATGA
- a CDS encoding RNA polymerase sigma factor has translation MSAAADESDAALATRAAGGDDQAYAALMRRHKASLYSFVRRYIGDPEAALDVLQETFVAAWQAIRRYDGGRPFATWLRAIALNKCRDRGRRLAVRRLVFGATDLDSAEARRQADPQGDAEGELQSAQRFAALDRAIARLPDKLKVPLILTQLEGFSQQAAAEQLGVSVKTIETRIYRARRRLAGELGDLEI, from the coding sequence GTGAGCGCCGCCGCAGACGAGAGCGACGCGGCGCTCGCGACCCGTGCGGCCGGTGGCGACGACCAGGCCTATGCCGCCCTGATGCGGCGCCACAAGGCCAGCCTCTACAGCTTCGTCCGTCGCTACATCGGCGATCCGGAGGCGGCCCTCGACGTCCTCCAGGAGACCTTCGTGGCGGCGTGGCAGGCGATCCGCCGCTACGACGGCGGGCGGCCGTTCGCGACCTGGCTGCGCGCCATCGCCCTCAACAAGTGCCGCGATCGCGGCCGGCGCCTGGCGGTCCGTCGGCTGGTGTTCGGAGCGACGGACCTGGACTCCGCGGAGGCGCGGCGCCAGGCCGATCCGCAGGGCGACGCCGAGGGCGAACTCCAGTCCGCCCAACGCTTCGCCGCCCTGGACCGCGCCATCGCCCGGCTTCCCGACAAGCTCAAGGTTCCGCTCATCCTGACCCAGCTGGAGGGGTTCAGCCAGCAGGCCGCGGCCGAGCAGCTCGGGGTCAGCGTCAAGACCATCGAGACCAGGATCTATCGCGCCCGGCGCCGACTTGCCGGCGAACTCGGCGATCTGGAAATTTGA
- the copD gene encoding copper homeostasis membrane protein CopD, giving the protein MLDSAVVALRLLQYGGAMILLGSSLFFIHALPRRGAGSAGEAPWARGLIAAAAALLAAAALLSLPVHASLLAGSASEAFNPETLAALVTAMGLGKAAVVRACAAVAACVLVLALRPSRGSWSAVAALGAVAVASLAWMGHGAATEGAMGRIHLISDVLHSWAAAVWIGALAAFLFLLLARRRSSEEATALHRALHGFSGVGSLVVAVLVMTGAVNGAILVGLDRIEGLWTTPYGRLLSLKILLFLGMLGLAAANRYRLTPALRAALGAPEGLDVAVAALRRSLVVETAFGLAVLALVAWFGTLPPPAAL; this is encoded by the coding sequence GTGCTGGACTCTGCGGTCGTCGCCCTAAGGCTGCTGCAGTATGGCGGAGCGATGATCCTCCTGGGATCATCGCTCTTCTTCATCCACGCCCTCCCCCGACGCGGCGCGGGCTCCGCAGGCGAGGCGCCTTGGGCCCGCGGCCTCATCGCTGCCGCCGCCGCGCTGCTGGCCGCGGCCGCCCTGCTGTCGCTGCCAGTCCACGCGAGCCTGTTGGCGGGCTCGGCGTCGGAGGCCTTCAACCCGGAAACCCTCGCCGCCCTGGTCACCGCCATGGGGCTCGGCAAGGCGGCCGTCGTGCGCGCCTGCGCCGCGGTCGCGGCGTGCGTCCTGGTGCTGGCCCTCAGGCCGTCACGCGGCAGTTGGAGCGCCGTCGCGGCGTTGGGCGCCGTCGCCGTGGCGAGCCTCGCCTGGATGGGTCACGGGGCCGCCACCGAAGGCGCGATGGGGCGCATCCACCTGATCTCGGACGTGTTGCACAGCTGGGCGGCCGCCGTCTGGATCGGCGCACTGGCCGCGTTCCTGTTCCTGCTGCTTGCGCGCCGGCGAAGCTCTGAAGAAGCGACCGCCCTCCACCGCGCGCTCCATGGGTTCTCCGGCGTCGGCTCGCTGGTGGTGGCCGTCCTGGTGATGACCGGCGCGGTGAACGGAGCCATCCTTGTGGGCCTCGACCGCATCGAAGGCCTATGGACCACCCCCTACGGCCGGCTTCTCAGCCTCAAGATCCTGCTGTTCCTCGGCATGCTCGGCTTGGCGGCCGCCAACCGCTATCGGCTCACGCCAGCCCTGAGGGCGGCGCTCGGCGCGCCGGAGGGGCTCGACGTCGCCGTGGCCGCCCTGCGCCGGAGCCTGGTGGTCGAAACGGCCTTCGGGCTAGCGGTCCTCGCCCTGGTGGCCTGGTTCGGCACGCTGCCGCCGCCGGCGGCGCTCTGA
- a CDS encoding PepSY domain-containing protein, with the protein MRLPALARTTHKWFALILAIQAVFWTLSGVYMTAVHIDIIHGDRLVRAQAPQPITLAGLMEPAHLAPGLRSARLESQLGQPVYVVEAEGGKALYDARTGQKLSPLNEAAARARAKALFAEDGDVVSAELLTKAPLEIQTRPVPIWRVEFEGAWRPTFYISPYTGELVSRRHDLWRTFDFVWMFHIMDYDDRQDVNNILIRIFTWMGVATAATGGWLLLYSFRRKRRVRKAAA; encoded by the coding sequence ATGCGGCTGCCCGCCCTCGCCCGAACGACACACAAGTGGTTCGCCCTGATCCTGGCGATCCAGGCGGTGTTCTGGACGCTCAGCGGCGTCTACATGACCGCCGTCCACATCGACATCATCCATGGCGACCGGCTGGTCCGAGCGCAGGCGCCGCAGCCGATCACGCTCGCTGGGCTCATGGAGCCGGCGCACCTCGCGCCGGGCCTGAGGAGCGCGCGCCTGGAGAGCCAGCTGGGCCAGCCTGTCTATGTCGTCGAAGCCGAAGGCGGGAAGGCCCTGTACGACGCGAGGACCGGGCAAAAGCTCTCGCCGCTGAACGAGGCGGCGGCGCGCGCCCGGGCCAAGGCCCTGTTCGCTGAGGACGGGGATGTCGTCAGCGCCGAGTTGCTCACCAAGGCGCCTCTGGAGATTCAGACCCGTCCGGTGCCCATCTGGCGCGTGGAGTTCGAGGGCGCCTGGCGCCCGACCTTCTACATCTCACCGTACACGGGTGAGTTGGTGTCGCGGCGGCACGATCTGTGGCGCACCTTCGACTTCGTCTGGATGTTCCACATCATGGACTACGACGACCGTCAGGACGTGAACAACATCCTGATCCGCATCTTCACCTGGATGGGCGTCGCCACCGCCGCGACCGGCGGGTGGCTGCTCCTCTACAGCTTCCGCCGCAAGCGGCGGGTCCGAAAGGCCGCGGCATGA